A window of the Plasmodium vivax chromosome 12, whole genome shotgun sequence genome harbors these coding sequences:
- a CDS encoding 3-oxo-5-alpha-steroid 4-dehydrogenase family protein (encoded by transcript PVX_117670A), with amino-acid sequence MMCDVSSLVHALGEEGILKLICTAYYTVGCFALLLSFHFKFINEWSLHGKNLYIKVEKGETEGKKTLSAISKLRGKIDHMTISKKHFAHFYVVGLVVNSVLLICDLSQRAESKQTALHCISITNVLLQVQLVRRLLEQLLIVRTTPKSVMHVFSYLLGVTFYIVTPYSLHKNDKREYTTVGLLPVVVFLLGTLIQYDSHVRLAKLRPKDAKKLDNPYKVPHGGLFYFVSCPHYFAEILIYLSFLLLNWNFISLLSCTFVCLVLIKNGLQTHKWYLRTVREAYPKQRRAIFPYIL; translated from the exons ATGATGTGCGACGTCTCTTCATTGGTACACGCCTTGGGCGAAGAAGGGATTCTAAAACTTATCTGCACAGCTTATTACACCGTTGGATGTTTTGCCCTCCTTCTTTCCTTCCATTTCAAATTCATAAATGAATGGTCCCTGCATGGGAAGAATTTGTACATCAAAGTTGAAAAGGGTGAAacggaagggaaaaaaacgctctCCGCGATTTCGAAGCTGAGGGGGAAGATAGACCATATGACAATTTCGAAAAAGCACTTCGCGCATTTTTATGTGGTCGGCTTGGTCGTCAATTCTGTGTTGCTCATCTGT GACCTCAGTCAACGCGCTGAGAGTAAACAAACCG ccCTCCACTGTATCTCCATAACGAACGTTTTGCTTCAAGTTCAGTTGGTCAGGAGGCTACTGGAGCAGCTGCTCATCGTCAGGACGACGCCGAAATCGGTCATGCACGTTTTTTCGTACCTCTTGGGCGTAAC CTTCTACATTGTAACGCCCTATTCCCTCCACAAGAATGACAAAAGGGAGTATACAACAGTAGGGTTACTCCCTGTTGTTGTATTCCTGTTGGGAACATTAATTCAG TATGATTCCCATGTCCGCTTGGCCAAGCTTCGTCCCAAag ACGCAAAGAAGTTAGACAACCCGTACAAAGTGCCGCATGGGGGCCTCTTCTACTTTGTCAGTTGCCCGCATTATTTCGCCGAAATTTTAATCTACTTGTCCTTTTTGCTGCTGAACTGGAATTTCATCAG TCTGCTTAGCTGCACCTTCGTTTGCCTAGTTCTAATCAAAAATG GCTTGCAAACGCACAAGTGGTATCTCAGGACAGTTCGAGAGGCATATCCCAA ACAAAGGAGGGCCATTTTCCCGTATATCTTGTGA
- a CDS encoding LCCL domain-containing protein CCP2, putative (encoded by transcript PVX_117675A), whose amino-acid sequence MTKAFFLRALVLSVLSFLLAKGENDISNTFFKFENCESTSTFASIGENGLPQYGADNALTRGSGYWCSEGKHTANEVISWTGHLKNVRSLNGIIVHWAYSPGEVSVLASYDGSEPYEEVVPYQVIESRAGNVVQNIIFNHVVVAKSIKLNMRRAIHGYFGIKFVNVLGSRDPTLRIQSGMSSVTQDLCLQVDETNEVVLDGCITAMSYLDGRDLWKLNAQNQIYNPVTNFCISLKDNMTANGGRVTMEDCNASLEHNDGRSTWQLLPNNQLKMLREGNFCLSQDGPKSGSIDVALNKQTDSTLSREDKKYSTDKAVDGNLDTFWLSQPFSIDTAPDSVYFNINLGSRYKLQKCIIDWKFPATKYSIMISTDGENFKEVSSNLANFLSSTINNLHSFEGQYVRLKLMAPNPEFSQEENLFYGIKKLSIYTNRVKSVVEDCDIVKDSEDARDKYFFEFVSEVNMQEGKELKRLDAELQQYAEKIQIEALKIQKLNPQLKKCKNEKEKRHNDIANIKNVVLKNIYHVINESEKIIRRNSFSSNYSTSTKELGQTPENAADDCFHLKKTLPNSPSGFYYVLPACSQNVLRVYCDMKIGATYYVPAVDSNLINKIKDVENVCAIYGLSPIQLHHESQLHALKNLFRIMDVSIENPVPLAIRGRGRVEGSGQDENESLFFSLDFEENVHAIVSKFGTPTGNTFGLDSQGVVFFDSSNSEMSAFVCSDNVNSINLPEPFVNLNCKTSLKGSSEIKKMVGNEYLIKCPHDCLERETEEAVIGGESNVYADESSICLSAIHAGMYDKHNLIRLRVVNALAQYEGVFQNGIISESYTSEDDEVAFKLFNVPPKCPGKSNPNYTFNFLERDQTGDNAEEKENVYVDPSTADAINDLVTIVNKQVGSTDPTFLALINRQAISIISNARRYLKPTELFEKNIELLSDETLKDVQRVSHTIKLLTSKVTSEMEKRKYKLEALIDERLRQKEFDSWKLDGTIGKENLYNVFEVINSLQLQQGGKWDLSDNPLEGGMTGNTLSQNARVVNPIDVSTTTIEGTFPGSYAFLRYKSFYDFVFSTYVHVKGTGSVGIIFRAHDKYNYYMLEMSNSLSSGFKRLLKFENNKPTELAIINDAGFDENTWFVVRIECIGAKIKVSIIGSSGPLYELPTPDMVINDDFNSAGTVGFYTYGIDSVEFTNPTVESVECLSRGSAHKNVSPLTCNVYEEFFLGKFSKSYSVFDPENALNGPSNWNYAANVANEKQVILQNSNMKGDETANGIPSLAILQKKICESGIFNFSIYPKCTSGVVGAVFKFVNSQNYTLLEVGPNFTRLRQNVNGTFHLLAKSIISGYEKNTWNRITISFSSSEINVNMGTGLMTYPIFSLIGLDLQGGQQIGFTSHNCNDIAFSHIFIHPFDFKPYSPTPTVGTESMLPLFSTVKEDTLEGSPQLKNLVGNAKGEDTPASQINHAEIEKHSFQDKKDDVVKGNIHYCATHKNIVDRLAYCDQHGEENTSDCTNNFCNFCCENVASAEQEDNRTCVELCQKLDDKILETSEIFNFLKKSCIESPNDQLKEECESDADKEECLTDMCQMCCQSVTVPEKLLPNGVDMGSLIDQCMSLC is encoded by the exons ATGACGAAAGCGTTTTTTCTCCGCGCCCTGGTGCTTTCCGTGCTGTCCTTCCTTTTGGCGAAGGGCGAAAATGACATAAGCAACACCTTTTTCAAGTTTGAGAATTGCGAGTCCACATCAACCTTTGCGAGCATCGGGGAAAATGGGCTACCTCAGTACGGCGCGGATAACGCGCTGACCAGGGGTTCAGGCTATTGGTGCTCTGAAGGGAAACACACTGCCAATGAGGTCATTTCGTGGACggggcatttaaaaaatgtcagATCGTTAAACGGAATCATCGTTCATTGGGCGTATTCCCCTGGGGAAGTCTCTGTCTTAGCTAGCTACGATGGGAGCGAGCCGTACGAAGAGGTGGTGCCCTACCAGGTGATCGAGTCCCGCGCGG GCAACGTCGTGCAGAACATCATCTTCAACCACGTGGTGGTGGCGAAGTCGATCAAGCTGAACATGAGGCGCGCGATCCACGGGTACTTCGGCATCAAGTTTGTAAACGTGCTGGGCTCGAGGGACCCGACGCTCAGGATACAAAGCGGAATGAGCAGCGTGACGCAGGATCTGTGTCTACAGGTAGACGAGACGAACGAGGTGGTGCTGGACGGGTGCATCACGGCCATGTCATACCTAGACGGAAGAGACCTCTGGAAATTAAACGCGCAAAATCAGATATACAACCCGGTGACTAATTTTTGCATCAGTTTGAAGGACAACATGACAGCCAATGGAGGGAGAGTAACAATGGAAGATTGCAATGCCAGTTTGGAACATAACGACGGGCGTAGCACTTGGCAGTTGCTACCAAATAATCAGTTGAAAATGTTAAGAGAGGGAAATTTCTGTTTATCGCAAGATGGGCCCAAATCGGGTAGCATAGATGTAGCCTTAAATAAGCAAACGGATTCGACTCTATCCCGggaggataaaaaatattccacaGATAAAGCTGTCGATGGGAACCTGGACACCTTTTGGCTCTCCCAACCGTTTAGCATAGACACTGCCCCCGATTCggtttattttaatattaaccTAGGAAGTAGGTACAAACTGCAAAAGTGTATTATTGACTGGAAATTCCCCGCTACCAAGTATTCAATTATGATAAGTACTGACGGGGAGAACTTCAAAGAGGTTAGCAGCAACTTGGCAAATTTTCTGAGCAGCACTATTAATAACCTACACAGCTTTGAAGGACAGTACGTGAGGCTCAAACTGATGGCTCCTAATCCTGAGTTTTCtcaagaagaaaatttattttatggtattaaaaaattgtctaTATATACCAACAGGGTAAAATCAGTGGTGGAGGACTGTGATATAGTAAAAGATTCTGAAGACGCGAGGGACAAGTACTTTTTCGAATTCGTTTCCGAGGTAAACATGCAGGAGGGGAAAGAACTGAAACGGCTAGACGCAGAACTGCAGCAGTACGCAGAGAAGATACAAATTGAAGCTTTGAAAATTCAGAAACTAAATCCTCagctaaaaaaatgtaaaaatgaaaaggaaaaaagacaTAACGATATAgccaacataaaaaatgtggtactgaaaaatatataccaTGTTATTAACGAATCGGAGAAAATTATCAGAAGAAATTCCTTCAGCTCAAATTATTCCACTTCGACGAAAGAATTGGGACAGACTCCTGAAAATGCAGCAGATGATTGTTTTCATTTGAAGAAAACGCTACCTAATTCGCCTTCAGGATTTTACTACGTTCTACCTGCCTGTTCACAAAATGTCCTGCGAGTTTACTGCGATATGAAAATTGGCGCTACTTACTACGTTCCAGCGGTGGACTCAAATttgattaacaaaataaaggacGTGGAAAATGTGTGTGCAATTTATGGCTTGAGTCCTATCCAACTACACCACGAAAGTCAGTTGCATGCACTTAAGAATCTTTTTCGCATTATGGATGTAAGTATAGAGAACCCCGTACCGCTAGCCATcagaggaaggggaagagtAGAAGGAAGCGGTCAAGACGAAAACGagtcgctttttttttccctagattttgaagaaaacgtCCATGCCATCGTCTCAAAATTTGGAACCCCAACAGGAAACACATTCGGGTTAGACAGCCAAGGAGTAGTCTTCTTCGATTCTTCCAACTCGGAAATGTCAGCATTTGTCTGCTCAGATAATGTAAATTCGATCAATTTGCCCGAACCCTTTGTTAACTTAAACTGCAAAACGAGCCTAAAAGGGAGTAGCGAAATTAAGAAAATGGTCGGAAATGAATACCTAATTAAGTGTCCCCATGATTGCTTAGAGAGGGAAACAGAAGAGGCCGTCATCGGGGGGGAATCCAACGTATACGCGGATGAAAGTTCCATCTGTCTATCGGCAATCCACGCGGGGATGTACGACAAGCATAACTTAATTCGCCTCAGAGTGGTAAACGCGCTGGCACAATATGAAGgcgtttttcaaaatggaatcATCTCAGAGAGTTACACCAGCGAGGATGATGAAGTTGCCTTCAAACTGTTCAACGTACCACCAAAGTGTCCCGGGAAGTCTAACCCAAACTACACGTTCAACTTTCTCGAAAGGGACCAAACTGGGGACAAcgcagaggaaaaagaaaacgtgTATGTAGACCCATCCACCGCAGATGCCATAAACGACTTGGTCACCATCGTGAATAAGCAAGTTGGAAGCACAGACCCGACTTTTCTAGCACTAATAAATAGACAAGCCATTAGCATCATTTCCAATGCCAGGAGGTACCTCAAGCCCACGGAgctgtttgaaaaaaatatagaactTCTGTCCGACGAAACGTTGAAAGATGTGCAGAGAGTTTCACACACGATTAAGCTGCTAACTTCCAAAGTAACATCCGAGATGGAAAAGAGGAAGTACAAATTGGAGGCCCTAATAGATGAGAGACTCAGGCAGAAGGAGTTCGATTCGTGGAAATTGGACGGCACAATTGGGAAAGAGAACCTCTACAACGTGTTTGAAGTAATAAATTCTTTGCAACTTcagcaaggggggaaatgggaCCTCTCCGATAATCCACTTGAGGGAGGTATGACGGGGAACACACTCTCTCAGAATGCCCGCGTGGTTAACCCGATCGATGTGAGTACCACCACTATAGAGGGGACATTCCCCGGTAGCTACGCCTTCTTAAGATATAAGTCCTTCTACGATTTTGTCTTTTCCACGTATGTCCACGTGAAGGGCACAGGCTCAGTGGGAATCATTTTCAGAGCGCACGACAAGTATAACTACTACATGCTAGAGATGAGCAACTCTCTTTCCAGTGGGTTTAAGCGTTTactaaaatttgaaaataacaagCCAACAGAACTAGCCATTATTAACGATGCCGGGTTTGATGAAAACACCTGGTTTGTCGTTAGAATAGAATGCATTGGGgccaaaataaaagtgaGCATCATTGGAAGTAGTGGTCCTCTATACGAATTACCCACCCCTGATATGGTCATAAATGATGACTTTAATTCCGCCGGAACAGTCGGGTTCTACACATACGGAATCGACTCTGTGGAATTTACCAACCCGACAGTTGAATCTGTTGAGTGCTTGTCTAGAGGAAGCGCACATAAAAACGTCTCCCCCTTGACATGTAATGTATATGAAGAATTTTTCCTTGGCAAGTTTAGCAAATCGTATAGCGTTTTCGACCCAGAAAATGCTCTAAATGGGCCATCCAACTGGAACTACGCCGCAAATGTAGCCAATGAAAAACAagtcattttgcaaaactcgAATATGAAAGGAGATGAAACAGCAAATGGTATTCCTTCTCTTGCCATCTTACAAAAGAAAATATGCGAATCGGGAATTTTCAACTTTTCTATCTATCCTAAATGTACCAGTGGAGTAGTAGGGGCAgtcttcaaatttgtaaacTCTCAGAATTACACCTTGCTAGAAGTAGGACCCAATTTTACCCGCTTGAGACAAAATGTGAATGGAACATTTCATCTGCTAGCCAAATCGATCATATCTGGGTATGAGAAAAACACCTGGAATCGCATCACCATATCGTTTAGCTCTTCCGAAATTAATGTTAATATGGGCACCGGTCTAATGACTTATCCTATTTTTAGTTTAATCGGTTTAGACCTACAAGGGGGACAACAGATAGGGTTCACATCGCACAACTGTAATGACATTGCCTTTAGTCACATTTTCATACACCCTTTTGATTTCAAGCCGTATAGTCCTACTCCCACCGTAGGAACTGAAAGTATGCTGCCTCTTTTTTCGACTGTAAAAGAAGATACGTTGGAAGGATCCCCACAACTGAAGAACCTTGTTGGGAAcgccaaaggggaagatactccagctagccaaattaACCACGCCGAAATTGAAAAGCATTCATTTCAAGATAAAAAGGATGACGTTGTAAAGGGAAACATCCACTACTGCGCTACGCACAAAAATATTGTTGACCGTTTGGCTTACTGTGATCAACACGGAGAGGAAAATACCTCAGACTGCACAAATAACTTCTGCAACTTTTGCTGTGAAAATGTCGCTTCAGCTGAGCAGGAGGATAACCGAACTTGTGTTGAGCTGTGCCAAAAGCTAGACGACAAAATTTTGGAGACGTCGGAAATTTTCAACTTCCTTAAAAAGTCTTGCATTGAATCTCCTAATGATCAGTTGAAAGAGGAATGCGAAAGTGATGCCGATAAAGAAGAGTGCCTTACAGACATGTGCCAAATGTGTTGCCAGTCCGTCACCGTCCCGGAGAAGCTCCTTCCCAATGGCGTCGACATGGGTTCCCTAATCGACCAGTGCATGTCCCTCTGCTGA